The following are encoded together in the Streptomyces sp. NBC_00358 genome:
- a CDS encoding right-handed parallel beta-helix repeat-containing protein encodes MSRRTALALSATLALGAGLAVLPTQAQAATVVVSTTAQLTSAISSATAGTVIQVRGGTYYPTATLQSTTNGTSSSPVTLTAYGSETVKIDGSSLPSGSWIFKLTADYWNVSNMTFQNSPDSAVVCQSCTGTVWNNIKTIDGGDSGFTLTGDGTVNNTVKNIDSYGNYDAATHGENADGVAVKFGSGTGNLITGARLYNNSDDGIDFWSFSSPVTVEHSWSFGNGKNRWGDSAFAGDGNGYKLGGDGEVVAHVINNSAAWDDAGNGFTENSNTGAIVINRTTAYANGNYGYYFATSSAKLGKNLAVGNGASVSKGSSVTSAGNNWDSGISTPSFVSTDASTTYNARSSSGALPATTFLTTGSSSIGATMN; translated from the coding sequence ATGTCTCGTCGTACCGCTCTCGCCCTGAGTGCCACCCTGGCACTCGGCGCAGGCCTCGCCGTCCTCCCCACCCAGGCGCAGGCCGCCACCGTCGTCGTCTCCACCACCGCCCAACTGACCAGCGCCATCTCCAGTGCCACCGCCGGAACCGTCATCCAGGTGCGCGGCGGCACCTACTACCCGACGGCCACGCTCCAGTCGACGACCAACGGCACGTCCTCCTCGCCGGTCACGCTCACCGCGTACGGCTCCGAGACCGTGAAGATCGACGGATCCTCGCTCCCCTCGGGCTCCTGGATCTTCAAACTGACCGCCGACTACTGGAACGTCTCCAACATGACGTTCCAGAACTCCCCGGACAGCGCGGTCGTCTGCCAGTCCTGCACCGGCACCGTCTGGAACAACATCAAGACCATCGACGGCGGCGACTCCGGCTTCACGCTGACCGGCGACGGCACCGTCAACAACACGGTGAAGAACATCGACTCGTACGGCAACTACGACGCCGCCACCCACGGCGAGAACGCGGACGGGGTCGCCGTGAAGTTCGGCTCGGGCACCGGCAATCTGATCACCGGGGCCCGCCTCTACAACAACTCGGACGACGGCATCGACTTCTGGTCGTTCTCCTCGCCCGTCACCGTCGAACACTCCTGGTCCTTCGGCAACGGCAAGAACCGCTGGGGCGATTCGGCCTTCGCGGGCGACGGCAACGGCTACAAGCTGGGCGGCGACGGCGAGGTCGTCGCGCACGTCATCAACAACTCCGCGGCCTGGGACGACGCGGGCAACGGCTTCACCGAGAACTCCAACACCGGCGCCATCGTCATCAACCGCACCACCGCCTACGCCAACGGCAACTACGGGTACTACTTCGCCACCAGCTCCGCCAAGCTCGGCAAGAACCTTGCCGTGGGCAACGGCGCCTCGGTGTCCAAGGGTTCCTCGGTGACCTCGGCCGGCAACAACTGGGACTCCGGCATCTCCACCCCGTCGTTCGTGTCCACGGACGCGAGCACCACGTACAACGCCCGTTCGTCCAGCGGCGCGCTGCCCGCCACGACCTTCCTGACGACGGGCAGCAGCAGCATCGGCGCCACCATGAACTGA
- a CDS encoding HAD family acid phosphatase, which produces MHKPLRIAAVAATCVVAGAALYGTGVATAGQSTANSTHEPYNIGVLVKDIDTYYGTTADSNGVYQASPDSPYAKDLARLDAAAKRHIDEAARKAHHRHEKAAVVFDIDDTLLLSLDYEKKTNYTYNSASWAAYVAQADRPAVFGSPELVEYAASKGVTVFYNSGLKESQRVSAVDNLKKIGVDVNLDAEHMFLKDAANPPAYLSGCATVTAWNCTTVQYKAGTRKHIESLGYDIVANFGDQYSDLDGGYADKTYKLPNPTYFVS; this is translated from the coding sequence ATGCATAAGCCACTGCGCATCGCGGCCGTCGCCGCCACCTGTGTCGTCGCCGGTGCCGCCCTGTACGGCACCGGCGTCGCCACCGCCGGTCAGTCGACGGCGAACTCGACGCACGAGCCTTACAACATCGGCGTCCTCGTCAAGGACATCGACACTTACTACGGCACCACGGCCGACAGCAACGGGGTGTACCAGGCGTCCCCCGACAGCCCCTACGCCAAGGACCTGGCGCGCCTCGACGCCGCCGCGAAGCGGCACATCGACGAGGCGGCCCGCAAGGCCCACCACCGGCACGAGAAGGCCGCGGTCGTCTTCGACATCGACGACACGCTGCTGCTCTCGCTCGACTACGAGAAGAAGACCAACTACACCTACAACTCGGCCTCCTGGGCGGCGTACGTCGCCCAGGCGGACCGCCCGGCCGTCTTCGGCAGCCCCGAACTCGTCGAGTACGCCGCGTCCAAGGGCGTCACCGTGTTCTACAACTCGGGCCTGAAGGAGTCGCAGCGCGTCTCCGCGGTCGACAACCTGAAGAAGATCGGTGTCGACGTCAACCTCGACGCCGAGCACATGTTCCTCAAGGACGCGGCCAACCCGCCCGCCTACCTGAGCGGTTGCGCCACCGTCACCGCCTGGAACTGCACGACCGTGCAGTACAAGGCCGGTACCCGCAAGCACATCGAGTCCCTCGGGTACGACATCGTCGCCAACTTCGGCGACCAGTACTCGGACCTCGACGGCGGCTACGCCGACAAGACCTACAAGCTCCCGAACCCCACGTACTTCGTGAGCTGA
- a CDS encoding aldehyde dehydrogenase (NADP(+)) produces MAAAPVWSVDPRTGKQREQVAVEATAQEVDETVRAANAARPALVDRTVRAAFLRTAADLLEGSKDHLVEAADAETALGPVRLTGELARTCYQLRAFASIVDEGAFLDVVINHPDGTATPPIPDLRRYKVPLGVVAVYSASNFPFAFSVAGGDTASALAAGCPVVVKAHPDHPALSELVAAVLRRAAARHDIPEGVIGLVHGFEAGVELVRHPLVAAAGFTGSVRGGRALFDAASSRPVPIPFHGELGSLNPVVVTEAAAAERAEEIGAGLAGSMTLGVGQFCVKPGLVLAPAGAAGDRLLKSLTDAVSDTASGVLLDHRMRDNFIAGVAERAGLPDVQAPVTPGAGGEHTVSPGFLTVPASRLAAGGEHDLLLEECFGPLTVVARYEDESEAGAVLSRLPGNLTATVQLSAEEAAGEGRGAEILAELTSLAGRVLVNGWPTGVAVAPAQHHGGPYPATTSTSTSVGGSAIERWMRPVAYQGVPEALLPPELRDDNPLGLPRRYDGRLER; encoded by the coding sequence GTGGCAGCAGCACCAGTCTGGAGTGTCGACCCCCGTACCGGGAAGCAGCGGGAACAGGTCGCGGTGGAGGCCACGGCCCAGGAGGTGGACGAGACCGTCCGCGCCGCGAACGCCGCCCGTCCCGCGCTCGTCGACCGCACCGTCCGCGCCGCGTTCCTGCGCACCGCCGCCGACCTGCTCGAAGGCTCCAAGGACCACCTCGTCGAGGCCGCCGACGCGGAGACCGCGCTCGGCCCGGTCCGGCTCACCGGCGAACTCGCCCGCACCTGCTACCAGTTGCGCGCCTTCGCCTCGATCGTCGACGAGGGTGCCTTCCTCGACGTCGTCATCAACCACCCCGACGGCACGGCGACCCCGCCGATCCCGGACCTGCGCCGCTACAAGGTGCCGCTGGGCGTCGTCGCCGTGTACTCGGCCTCGAACTTCCCCTTCGCCTTCTCGGTCGCCGGCGGCGACACCGCGAGCGCGCTGGCCGCGGGCTGCCCGGTCGTGGTCAAGGCCCACCCCGACCACCCGGCGCTCTCCGAGCTGGTCGCGGCCGTCCTGCGCCGCGCCGCCGCCCGGCACGACATCCCCGAGGGGGTCATCGGTCTCGTCCACGGCTTCGAGGCCGGGGTCGAGCTGGTCCGCCACCCGCTGGTCGCCGCGGCCGGGTTCACCGGCTCGGTCCGTGGCGGGCGCGCGCTGTTCGACGCGGCCTCGTCGCGTCCGGTGCCGATCCCGTTCCACGGTGAGCTCGGCTCCCTCAACCCCGTCGTCGTCACCGAGGCCGCGGCCGCCGAGCGTGCCGAGGAGATCGGCGCGGGACTCGCCGGATCGATGACGCTGGGCGTCGGTCAGTTCTGTGTGAAGCCGGGCCTGGTGCTCGCTCCGGCCGGCGCGGCGGGCGACCGTCTGCTGAAGTCCCTGACCGACGCGGTGAGCGACACCGCTTCCGGGGTCCTGCTCGACCACCGCATGCGCGACAACTTCATCGCCGGGGTCGCCGAGCGCGCCGGACTCCCCGACGTACAGGCCCCGGTGACACCGGGCGCGGGCGGCGAGCACACGGTGAGCCCCGGCTTCCTGACCGTGCCCGCGAGCAGGCTCGCGGCCGGGGGCGAGCACGACCTGCTCCTGGAGGAGTGCTTCGGGCCGCTCACGGTCGTGGCGCGCTACGAGGACGAGTCCGAGGCCGGCGCGGTGCTCTCCCGGCTGCCGGGCAACCTCACGGCCACCGTGCAGCTCTCCGCGGAGGAGGCGGCGGGCGAGGGGCGCGGCGCGGAGATCCTCGCCGAACTGACCTCCCTGGCGGGCCGCGTGCTGGTGAACGGCTGGCCGACCGGCGTCGCCGTGGCCCCGGCCCAGCATCACGGGGGCCCGTACCCGGCGACGACCTCGACGTCCACCTCGGTCGGCGGCAGCGCCATCGAGCGCTGGATGCGGCCGGTGGCCTACCAGGGTGTGCCCGAGGCCCTGCTGCCGCCGGAGCTGCGCGACGACAACCCGCTGGGGCTGCCGCGGCGGTACGACGGGCGCCTGGAGCGATAA
- a CDS encoding DUF1349 domain-containing protein, translating into MDVTLPELPFSLRTYGPGGHWSYEDGVLTGWAGPRQDRFVPPTGEGLDPASDAPRLLGSPEGDFQLIARVTVGFGAAFDAGVLYVHVGERAWAKLCLEYSPDVPTVCTVVTRGHSDDANSFTVEGSSVWLRVSRTDRAFAFHASRDGERWTFVRLFTLADEKETGAALVGFMTQSPMGEGCVVTYDGIEFRPDWPSDLRDGS; encoded by the coding sequence ATGGACGTCACACTCCCCGAACTCCCCTTCTCCCTCCGCACCTACGGCCCCGGCGGGCACTGGTCGTACGAGGACGGTGTGCTCACCGGCTGGGCCGGGCCCCGGCAGGACCGCTTCGTACCGCCCACCGGTGAAGGACTCGACCCGGCCTCGGACGCGCCCCGGCTGCTCGGCTCGCCCGAGGGGGACTTCCAGCTCATCGCCCGCGTGACGGTCGGTTTCGGGGCGGCCTTCGACGCGGGCGTGCTCTACGTCCATGTCGGGGAGCGGGCCTGGGCGAAGCTGTGCCTGGAGTACTCCCCGGACGTGCCCACCGTCTGCACGGTGGTCACCCGGGGACACTCCGACGATGCCAACTCCTTCACCGTGGAGGGCAGTTCCGTCTGGCTGCGGGTGAGCCGCACGGACCGTGCCTTCGCCTTCCACGCCTCCCGCGACGGCGAGCGCTGGACCTTCGTCCGCCTCTTCACCCTGGCCGACGAGAAGGAGACGGGGGCGGCGCTGGTGGGCTTCATGACCCAGTCGCCGATGGGGGAGGGCTGTGTGGTGACGTACGACGGAATCGAGTTCCGGCCCGACTGGCCGAGCGACCTCCGCGACGGCAGCTAG
- a CDS encoding NCS2 family permease, whose product MSEAQKVDNRPSAAPPAAGGVDGFFKISARGSTFGREIRGGFATFFTMAYILVLNPIILGSAKDKFGHTLDTGQLVTATALVACVMTVIMGVGGNLPLAIAAGLGLNAVVAFQLAPLMSWPDAMGLVVLEGVLICVLVLTGLREAIMNAIPQQIKQAIGVGIGLFIAFIGFVDAGFVSRIPDIANTTVPVQLGAVGRLTGWPVLVFCLGVLLTIALLARKVKGAILISIVTMTVVAIAVNAVADIKSWGLTSPKVPDKIVDTPDFGLIGHFSLFGGFAEAGVLTAVLLVFTLILSDFFDAMGTIVGISAEAGLLDEQGQVPGIGRVLFIDGAAAVAGGVGSASSNTAYIESAAGVGEGARTGFANLITGGLFGLALFLTPLLTIVPLQAAAPALIAVGFLMMTHVKHIDWDDFEIAIPAFLTIVAMPFTYSITDGIGAGFLAYVVIKTVLGKAKEVNWLLWAVSALFLVYFAIDPVEQLLGVK is encoded by the coding sequence ATGTCCGAAGCGCAGAAGGTCGACAACCGGCCAAGTGCCGCCCCACCGGCGGCAGGCGGGGTCGACGGCTTCTTCAAAATATCCGCCAGGGGCTCCACCTTCGGCCGGGAGATACGCGGCGGGTTCGCCACGTTCTTCACCATGGCGTACATCCTTGTCCTGAACCCCATCATCCTGGGCAGCGCCAAGGACAAGTTCGGGCACACCCTCGACACCGGCCAACTGGTCACCGCCACCGCACTGGTGGCGTGTGTCATGACCGTCATCATGGGCGTCGGCGGCAACCTCCCGCTCGCCATCGCCGCGGGCCTCGGCCTCAACGCCGTCGTGGCCTTCCAGTTGGCGCCGCTGATGAGCTGGCCCGACGCGATGGGTCTGGTCGTCCTCGAAGGCGTCCTGATCTGCGTCCTGGTGCTCACCGGGCTCCGGGAAGCGATCATGAACGCGATCCCGCAGCAGATCAAGCAGGCCATCGGCGTCGGCATCGGCCTGTTCATCGCCTTCATCGGCTTCGTGGACGCCGGGTTCGTCAGCCGTATCCCGGACATCGCGAACACCACCGTCCCCGTGCAGCTCGGTGCCGTGGGCCGCCTCACAGGCTGGCCCGTCCTCGTCTTCTGCCTCGGTGTCCTGCTGACCATCGCGCTGCTCGCCCGCAAGGTGAAGGGCGCGATCCTCATCAGCATCGTGACGATGACCGTCGTCGCGATCGCCGTCAACGCCGTCGCCGACATCAAGAGCTGGGGCCTGACCAGCCCGAAGGTCCCGGACAAGATCGTCGACACCCCGGACTTCGGGCTCATCGGTCACTTCAGCCTGTTCGGCGGCTTCGCCGAGGCGGGGGTGCTCACCGCGGTCCTGCTGGTCTTCACGCTGATCCTGTCGGACTTCTTCGACGCCATGGGAACCATCGTCGGGATCAGCGCCGAGGCCGGGCTGCTCGACGAGCAGGGGCAGGTGCCGGGCATCGGCCGGGTCCTGTTCATCGACGGCGCCGCCGCCGTCGCGGGCGGTGTGGGCTCCGCCTCCTCCAACACCGCCTACATCGAGTCCGCGGCCGGTGTCGGCGAGGGTGCCCGCACCGGCTTCGCCAACCTGATCACCGGCGGCCTCTTCGGCCTCGCGCTCTTCCTCACCCCGCTGCTGACCATCGTCCCGCTCCAGGCCGCGGCGCCCGCGCTGATCGCGGTCGGGTTCCTGATGATGACCCACGTCAAGCACATCGACTGGGACGACTTCGAGATCGCGATCCCGGCGTTCCTGACCATCGTCGCGATGCCGTTCACGTACTCCATCACCGACGGCATCGGTGCCGGATTCCTGGCCTACGTCGTCATCAAGACGGTGCTGGGGAAGGCGAAGGAGGTCAACTGGCTGCTGTGGGCCGTCTCGGCGCTGTTCCTGGTCTACTTCGCGATCGACCCGGTGGAACAGCTGCTCGGCGTGAAGTGA
- a CDS encoding aminotransferase class V-fold PLP-dependent enzyme: METFETLVRSEFAAKNTYLNTASTGLLPARTVAAMRAAVESVAAGQPADMFADVEAARSSFARLVGVPDGRVAAGASVAVYSGLIAASLPPGAEVLTAEADFSSVVTPFHVRGDLKVRAVPLERIAESVHSGTALVAVSAAQSADGRIAPLADIREAAREHGARTYIDASQAAGWLPLGADAYDYVASVAFKWLVCPRGVAFLVVPEDLGGLTPVFAGWVAGEAPWDSCYGPVEELAHSARRFDESPGLFAYAGARHSLELVEELGVERVYAHDLALADRFRTGLRERGHEPVPAPGSAIVSVPGLGGLQPELSRAGVEVSDRAGHLRAAFHLYNTPDDVDRLLGALPG, encoded by the coding sequence ATGGAGACCTTCGAGACCCTCGTCCGTTCCGAGTTCGCCGCGAAGAACACCTATCTGAACACCGCGAGTACCGGACTGCTCCCGGCCCGCACCGTGGCCGCGATGCGGGCCGCCGTGGAGTCGGTGGCCGCCGGGCAGCCCGCCGACATGTTCGCGGACGTCGAGGCGGCCCGCTCGTCGTTCGCCCGGCTCGTCGGGGTGCCCGACGGCCGGGTGGCGGCCGGGGCCTCGGTCGCCGTGTACAGCGGACTGATCGCGGCCTCGCTGCCGCCGGGTGCCGAAGTCCTCACCGCGGAGGCGGACTTCAGCTCCGTCGTGACCCCCTTCCACGTCCGCGGCGACCTCAAGGTCCGCGCCGTCCCGCTGGAGCGGATCGCCGAATCCGTGCACTCGGGCACCGCGCTCGTCGCGGTGAGCGCCGCACAGTCCGCGGACGGCCGGATCGCCCCGCTGGCGGACATCCGGGAGGCGGCCCGGGAACACGGAGCCCGTACGTACATCGACGCGTCCCAGGCCGCCGGATGGCTGCCGCTGGGCGCGGACGCCTACGACTACGTCGCGTCCGTCGCGTTCAAGTGGCTCGTCTGCCCGCGCGGTGTGGCCTTCCTGGTCGTCCCGGAGGACCTCGGCGGACTCACCCCGGTGTTCGCCGGCTGGGTCGCGGGCGAGGCCCCCTGGGACAGCTGCTACGGCCCCGTGGAGGAACTCGCCCACTCCGCACGGCGGTTCGACGAGAGTCCGGGCCTGTTCGCGTACGCCGGAGCGCGGCATTCGCTGGAGCTGGTCGAGGAACTGGGCGTGGAGCGGGTGTACGCCCACGACCTGGCGCTCGCCGACCGCTTCCGCACCGGCCTGCGGGAACGGGGTCACGAACCGGTGCCCGCCCCCGGCTCCGCGATCGTCTCCGTACCCGGACTCGGCGGTCTTCAGCCCGAGTTGAGCCGAGCCGGGGTCGAAGTCTCCGACCGCGCGGGCCATTTGAGGGCGGCATTCCATCTCTACAACACCCCGGACGACGTCGACAGGCTGCTCGGCGCGCTGCCCGGCTGA
- a CDS encoding IclR family transcriptional regulator, whose amino-acid sequence MSAGETGGGAQVKSAVRTVELLEYFAGRPGMHSLAAVQEAVGYPKSSLYMLLRTLVELGWVETDATGTRYGIGVRALLVGTSYIDGDEVVAAARPTLDRLSDDTTETIHLARLDGTNVVYLATRQSQHYLRPFTRVGRRLPAHSTSLGKALLATHTDEQVRKLLPETLPALTEHTITDREKLIEELRQVREQGFAVDREENTLGLRCFGVAIPYRTPARDAISCSVPVARLTPAHEQMVKDALFDARDRLTLATRRL is encoded by the coding sequence ATGTCGGCAGGCGAGACAGGCGGCGGGGCGCAGGTCAAGTCCGCGGTGCGGACCGTGGAATTGCTGGAGTACTTCGCCGGCCGGCCCGGAATGCACTCCCTGGCCGCGGTCCAGGAAGCCGTCGGATATCCCAAGTCGAGCCTCTACATGCTGCTTCGGACGCTCGTGGAGCTCGGCTGGGTCGAGACGGACGCCACGGGTACGCGGTACGGCATCGGCGTCCGGGCGCTGCTCGTCGGCACCTCGTACATCGACGGTGACGAAGTGGTCGCCGCGGCCCGTCCCACCCTCGACCGTCTCTCCGACGACACCACCGAGACGATCCACCTCGCGCGCCTGGACGGCACGAACGTCGTCTATCTGGCCACCCGGCAGTCCCAGCACTATCTGCGCCCCTTCACCCGGGTCGGCCGCCGGCTCCCCGCCCACTCCACCTCGCTCGGCAAGGCGCTGCTGGCCACGCACACCGACGAGCAGGTCCGCAAACTGCTGCCGGAGACGCTCCCCGCGCTGACCGAGCACACGATCACCGACCGGGAGAAGCTCATCGAGGAGCTGCGCCAGGTGCGGGAGCAGGGCTTCGCGGTGGACCGCGAGGAGAACACGCTGGGACTGCGCTGCTTCGGTGTGGCGATCCCGTACCGCACGCCCGCCCGCGACGCGATCAGCTGCTCGGTGCCTGTGGCCCGGCTCACCCCCGCGCACGAGCAGATGGTCAAGGACGCCCTGTTCGACGCCCGCGACCGCCTCACGCTGGCCACCCGCAGGCTCTGA
- a CDS encoding SigE family RNA polymerase sigma factor, which produces MGTVVDDAASVEFHAFFERHYAELARLANLLTGEPDAADDLAADALLALWHRWDRVRAADRPAAYARGVVAHLARTRIRAAVRERRRITLFWSQRADRTENPDVAGAVDVQEALRRLPFRKRACVVLRHAFDLSEKDTALALGISVGTVKSQTSKGMAELKRLLGADGAAVRMHAGALPAGGAGGRDR; this is translated from the coding sequence GTGGGCACTGTCGTCGACGACGCCGCCTCCGTGGAGTTCCACGCCTTCTTCGAACGGCACTACGCCGAACTGGCACGCCTGGCCAACCTGTTGACGGGTGAGCCGGACGCCGCCGACGATCTGGCGGCCGACGCGCTGCTCGCGCTGTGGCACCGCTGGGACCGGGTGCGGGCGGCGGACCGTCCGGCGGCGTACGCGCGCGGGGTGGTCGCCCATCTCGCCCGCACCCGGATCCGCGCGGCCGTGCGCGAGCGCCGGCGGATCACCCTCTTCTGGTCGCAGCGCGCGGACAGGACCGAGAACCCCGACGTGGCGGGCGCGGTCGATGTCCAGGAGGCGCTGCGCCGGCTGCCGTTCCGCAAGCGCGCCTGTGTCGTGCTGCGGCACGCCTTCGATCTCTCGGAGAAGGACACCGCGCTCGCCCTCGGGATCTCCGTGGGTACGGTGAAGAGCCAGACGTCCAAGGGCATGGCGGAACTGAAGCGGCTGCTCGGCGCCGACGGGGCGGCGGTGCGGATGCACGCGGGGGCGCTGCCCGCGGGCGGGGCCGGAGGACGGGACCGATGA
- a CDS encoding GNAT family N-acetyltransferase, with protein sequence MIEDRVDHVGRMIRTALPAEAAGVAELHARARATYYPGGVPQDGTDWLAGWRSAIERPDGHVLCVVQDARIVGIASFRTAEGAPADTVKLYQFHVDPDRWRAGVGTALHAACVEEWRADGKSAATLDVHVDNLRAQAFYARLGWVPDPENPPAEGDHHRYLRYAVTGTGPGTAPRAVPGE encoded by the coding sequence ATGATCGAGGACCGTGTGGACCATGTGGGCCGGATGATCAGGACCGCCCTCCCCGCCGAGGCGGCCGGTGTCGCCGAACTGCACGCCCGCGCCCGGGCGACGTACTACCCCGGCGGGGTGCCGCAGGACGGCACCGACTGGCTCGCCGGCTGGCGGAGCGCCATCGAGCGCCCCGACGGCCATGTGCTGTGTGTCGTGCAGGACGCCCGGATCGTGGGCATCGCCTCTTTCCGTACGGCCGAGGGCGCACCCGCCGACACGGTCAAGCTCTACCAGTTCCATGTCGACCCCGACCGCTGGCGGGCCGGTGTCGGCACGGCCCTGCACGCGGCCTGCGTGGAGGAGTGGAGGGCGGACGGGAAGAGCGCGGCGACGCTCGACGTGCACGTCGACAACCTGCGCGCCCAGGCCTTCTACGCCCGCCTCGGCTGGGTCCCGGACCCGGAGAACCCGCCCGCCGAGGGCGATCACCACCGGTATCTGCGGTACGCGGTGACGGGGACCGGACCCGGAACGGCTCCCCGGGCGGTGCCCGGGGAATGA
- a CDS encoding peptidoglycan D,D-transpeptidase FtsI family protein — MNKTIRRAAVFTLLLVLALLVRATWVQFYDGRALADDKNNRRNMISLYANPLGNIIVAGDAITGSAKTTGGDLKYKRTYTDGSLYSAVTGYSSQVYGATQLEGIYQKLLDGTDLRLKNPLDSLANKRADPGDVITTIDPGVQKAAYAALGGNKGAAVAIDPKTGKILAVVSTPSYDPTAISAGNDSLWKKLTSDPDKPLVNRALRQPLPPGSTFKLVVAAAALEDGLYADVDARTDSPNPYTLPGTTTALKNESASAPCENASIRVALQYSCNNVFGKMAVDLGQDKVRVMAEKFGFNDTAQDVPVRAYTSVYPTGMDKSSTALTGIGQYDVTATPLQMAMVSAAIANDGKLVSPHMVSQTSDSNGDVLRNYDDSTGTKEIVSSDTARQLRSAMQTVVEKGTGTNALIPGATVGGKTGTAQHGEKNSKTPYAWFTSYAKSDSNGKEVAVAVMVEQSDAARSEVSGNGLAAPVARAMMRAALKN, encoded by the coding sequence ATGAACAAGACGATCAGGCGTGCCGCCGTCTTCACACTGCTGCTCGTGCTCGCCCTGCTGGTCAGGGCGACGTGGGTGCAGTTCTACGACGGCAGGGCACTCGCGGACGACAAGAACAACCGACGGAACATGATCTCGCTGTACGCGAACCCGCTCGGGAACATCATCGTGGCCGGCGACGCGATCACCGGTTCCGCGAAGACGACAGGGGGCGACCTCAAGTACAAGCGGACGTACACGGACGGCAGCCTGTATTCGGCGGTCACCGGCTACAGCTCGCAGGTGTACGGGGCCACCCAGCTGGAGGGCATCTACCAGAAGCTGCTGGACGGCACGGACCTCCGGCTGAAGAACCCGCTGGACTCCCTCGCCAACAAGCGCGCCGACCCCGGTGACGTGATCACGACGATCGACCCGGGCGTGCAGAAGGCCGCCTACGCGGCGCTCGGCGGCAACAAGGGCGCGGCCGTCGCGATCGACCCGAAGACCGGCAAGATCCTCGCGGTCGTCTCGACCCCTTCGTACGACCCGACGGCGATCAGCGCGGGCAACGACAGCCTCTGGAAGAAGCTGACCAGCGACCCCGACAAGCCGCTGGTCAACCGCGCGCTCCGGCAGCCGCTGCCGCCGGGCTCGACGTTCAAGCTGGTCGTGGCCGCCGCCGCGCTGGAGGACGGGCTCTACGCGGACGTGGACGCGAGGACGGACAGCCCGAACCCGTACACCCTGCCGGGGACGACGACCGCCCTGAAGAACGAGAGCGCGTCCGCGCCGTGCGAGAACGCCTCGATCCGGGTCGCGCTCCAGTACTCCTGCAACAACGTCTTCGGGAAGATGGCCGTCGACCTGGGCCAGGACAAGGTCAGGGTGATGGCGGAGAAGTTCGGCTTCAACGACACGGCGCAGGACGTGCCGGTGCGGGCGTACACCAGCGTCTACCCGACCGGCATGGACAAGTCGTCCACCGCGCTGACCGGCATCGGACAGTACGACGTCACCGCGACCCCGCTCCAGATGGCCATGGTGTCCGCCGCTATTGCCAACGACGGAAAGCTGGTCTCGCCGCACATGGTGTCGCAGACCAGCGACTCCAACGGCGATGTGCTGAGGAACTACGACGACAGCACCGGCACGAAGGAGATCGTCAGCTCGGACACGGCCCGGCAGCTCCGGTCCGCGATGCAGACGGTCGTCGAGAAGGGCACGGGCACGAACGCGCTCATCCCCGGCGCGACCGTGGGCGGCAAGACCGGCACGGCCCAGCACGGCGAGAAGAACAGCAAGACGCCGTACGCCTGGTTCACGTCGTACGCGAAGTCCGACTCGAACGGCAAGGAGGTCGCCGTCGCGGTGATGGTCGAGCAGTCGGACGCGGCGCGCTCGGAGGTCAGCGGCAACGGACTGGCGGCACCGGTCGCCAGGGCGATGATGCGGGCGGCCCTGAAGAACTGA
- a CDS encoding DsbA family oxidoreductase, producing MRVEIWSDIACPWCYVGKARFEKALDAFPHRDQVEVVHRSFELDPGRAKGDIQPVITMLTKKYGMSETQAQAGEENLGTQAAAEGLAYRTRDRDHGNTFDMHRLLHLAKARGRQDELIGLFYRANFAEERTVFGDDERLVELAVAAGLDEGEARRVLADPAAYADDVRADEREAAELGANGVPFFVLDRTYGVSGAQPAEVFAQALAQAWGERPQLTLIQDEGGDAEACGPDGCAVPQH from the coding sequence ATGCGCGTCGAAATCTGGAGCGACATCGCCTGCCCCTGGTGTTATGTCGGAAAGGCCCGTTTCGAGAAGGCGCTGGACGCCTTCCCGCACCGGGACCAGGTCGAGGTCGTGCACCGTTCCTTCGAACTCGACCCGGGCCGCGCCAAGGGCGACATCCAGCCGGTGATCACGATGCTCACCAAGAAGTACGGCATGAGTGAGACCCAGGCCCAGGCGGGCGAGGAGAACCTCGGCACGCAGGCCGCCGCCGAGGGCCTCGCGTACCGCACCCGGGACCGCGACCACGGCAACACCTTCGACATGCACCGCCTGCTGCACCTCGCCAAGGCGCGGGGCCGTCAGGACGAGCTGATCGGTCTGTTCTACCGGGCCAACTTCGCCGAGGAGCGGACCGTCTTCGGTGACGACGAGCGGCTCGTGGAGCTGGCCGTCGCCGCCGGCCTCGACGAAGGCGAGGCCCGCCGGGTGCTCGCCGACCCGGCCGCCTACGCCGACGACGTCCGCGCCGACGAGCGCGAGGCCGCCGAGCTGGGCGCGAACGGCGTCCCCTTCTTCGTCCTCGACCGCACCTACGGCGTCTCCGGCGCACAGCCCGCCGAGGTCTTCGCCCAGGCGCTGGCCCAGGCCTGGGGCGAGCGTCCGCAGCTCACCCTGATCCAGGACGAAGGCGGCGACGCGGAGGCCTGCGGTCCGGACGGCTGCGCCGTTCCCCAGCACTGA